The nucleotide window GGTGGTCGCCGCGGTCCCCGATGCCGTACACGTGGCGCCGATCGTGTCCTACCCCGCAGCGACGCAGGACCTCTCCCTGGTGGTCGACGTCGGCGTCCCCGCGGGCGACGTGCTCGACGAGGTCCGCGCTGGCGCCGGAGAGCTGTTGGAGTATGCTCGGCTCGTGGATGACTACCGGGGCTCCGGCGTGGACGAGGGACAGAAGTCCCTGACGTTCGCGCTGCGCTTCCGCGCCACGGACCGCACCCTGACCGCTGCCGAGGCCTCCGTGGCCCGTGACGGCGCAGTCCGACGTGCCGGCGAGCGATTCGGGGCGACCCTGCGCGACTGATCCCACTGGGACCAGCACCGCCCGGGGCCGCCGCCTCAGATCCTCGACGAACAGTCCGACCGAAGGTGGAATCCCATGTCCGTATCCGTCGCCGTGGCGGGAGCCAGTGGCTACGCGGGTGGTGAGCTGCTGCGCATCCTCTCCGCCCATCCCGAGTTCGACGTCAGGACGGTCACCGCGTTCTCGAACGCCGGGCAGCCGCTCGTCGCGACGCAGCCGCACCTCCGGTCGCTGTCGCACCTGACCCTGGTCGAGACGACGGCGGACACCCTCCGTGGGCACGACGTCGTGTTCCTGGCACTGCCGCACGGGCAGTCCGGGGCGATCACCGCGGAGCTCGACGACGACACCCTCGTGGTGGACTGCGGCGCCGACCACCGACTGACGGACCCCGCCGCCTGGGACGCCTTCTACGGCGGCGAGTACCACGGCGCATGGACCTACGGCCTGCCCGAGCTCCTGCACGCGGCACCGACCCCGGGTTCGGCGGACGAGTGGCGCGACGTCGACGACATCGTCGCGCAGAGCCGTCAGCGGACCGAGCTCGCCTCGACCAAGCGCATCGCGGTCCCCGGGTGCAACGTGACGGCGATCACGCTCGGCATCCAGCCGGGCATCCAGGCCGGGCTCGTGCAGGGCGACGACATCGTCGCGGTGCTCAGCGTCGGGCCCTCCGGTGCCGGCAAGAAGCTCGAGTCGACCTACCTCGCGGCCGAGATCATGGGCTCGGCCAGCGCGTACGCCGTCGGGGGCAAGCACCGGCACGTCCCGGAGATCCAGCAGAACCTGCGGGTCGCCGGCGCCTCGGACGTCACGATCTCGTTCACCCCGGTCCTGGTGCCGATGTCGCGCGGCATCCTCGCCACCACCACCGCCAAGCTGGCGCCGGGCGTCAGCGCGCGGGACGTCCGCCTCGCCTGGGAGCAGGCCTACGCGGACGAGCCCTTCGTGCACCTGCTGCCGGAGGGCCAGTTCCCCCGGGTCGCGGACACCATCGGCGCGAACACGGCACTCATCGGCGTGACCGTCGACGAAGCAGCCGGACGCGTCGTCGCCGTGACGGCACTCGACAACCTCGCCAAGGGCACCGGCGGTGCAGCCGTCCAGTCGGCCAACATCGCACTCGGTCTGCCGGAGACCCTCGGCCTCAGCGTGGACGGAGTCGCACCGTGACCGACGCAACGACCGGGGCGGACGCCCCCACGAGCCTCCAGTCCGTCAGCGACGCGGAGGGCGTGACCGCAGCGGCGGGCTTCCGTGCTGCCGGCGCGACCGCCGGGCTCAAGGCGAGCGGGACGCCCGACGTGGCGCTCGTCGTGAACGACGGCCCGCAGGCCGCGGTGGCCGCGGTCTTCACGAGCAACCGCGCCCAGGCCCACCCGGTGATCTGGTCCCGCCAGGTCGTCGGCGACGGCATCGCCAGGGCCGTGTTCCTGAACTCCGGCGGCGCGAACTGCTTCACCGGGGCCTTCGGCTTCCAGACCACGCACATGACGGCCGAGGCGGTGGGCGAGTCCCTCGGCATCGGGGCCGGCGACGTGGTCGTCTGTTCGACCGGTCTGATCGGCCGCGGCGACCAGACGTTCCGCGACCACGTCCTGCACGGCGTCGCACTCACCACGGACGCCCTGTCCGAGACCGGCGGCCCCGACGCCGCCGCCGCGATCATGACGACGGACACCCGGGCCAAGCAGGCGTCGGTCTCCGAGGACGGCTGGACCGTCGGTGGCATGGCCAAGGGCGCGGGCATGCTCGCGCCGGGGCTCGCGACGATGCTCGTCGTGATCACGACCGACGCGCTCCTCACCTCCGACGAACTCGACCAGGCCCTCCGGGCAGCCACCCGCGTCACGTTCGACCGGGTCGATTCCGACGGCTGCATGTCGACGAACGACACCGTCGTGCTGATGTCCTCCGGCGCGTCCGGTGTGACACCGGAGGTGGGCGACTTCCAGGAGGCCCTGACCGTCGTCTGTGCCGACCTGGCCCGCCAGCTCCAGCAGGACGCCGAGGGTGCCAGCCACGACATCGCGATCCACGTGGTGAACGCCGCGAACGAGGACGACGCCGTCACGGTCGGCCGCAGCGTCGCCCGGAACAACCTCTTCAAGGCGGCCGTGTTCGGCAACGACCCCAACTGGGGCCGGGTGCTCGCGGCGATCGGCACCACCGACGCCGAGTTCGACCCCTACGCGGTGGACGTCTCGATGAACGGCGTGCGGGTGTGCCACGCGGGTGCGCCCGACCGTCCCATCGACGAGGTCGACCTGACACCGCGCGACACCGACGTGCTCATCGACCTCGGGGTGGGGCCGTACTCGGCGACCATCCTGACGAACGACCTGACGCACGACTACGTCCACGAGAACAGCGCGTACTCCAGCTGATGGCCGACGACGCACACACCAAGCAGCACGAGCACGAGCTCGCCGCCGTCAAGGCCGCGACGCTCATCGAGTCCCTGCCCTGGCTGAAGCGGTTCTCCGGCAAGATCGTCGTCGTCAAGTTCGGCGGCAACGCCATGGTGAACGACGACCTCAAGCGGGCCTTCGCCGAGGACATGGTCTACCTCCGCTACGCGGGCCTGCATCCCGTCGTGGTGCACGGCGGGGGTCCGCAGATCTCCGCTGCGCTGAAGGAACAGGGCATCGAATCCGAGTTCCGCGGTGGCTACCGCGTCACCACGACCGAGGCGATCACCGTCGTCCGCGACGTCCTGGCCGGCGAGGTCAACCGCGAGATCGTCGACCTGATGAACGAGCACGGGGACGGCATCGGTGTCGGCGTGTTCGGTGACGGCGGCTCGCTGTTCACCGGCGAGCAGAAGGGCGTCGTCGTCGACGGCGAGCACTTCGACCTCGGCCACGTCGGTGACATCACCCACGTCGACCCGTCCGGCGTCCTCGCGGCGATCCGGGCGAACCAGATCCCGGTCGTGTCGAGCATCGCGATCGACGACGCCGACCCCGACCAGGCGCTCAACGTGAACGCCGACGCTGCGGCGGCCGCACTCGCGATCGCACTGGGCGCCTCGAAGCTGCTGATGCTGACCGATGTCCCGGGGCTGTACCGCAACTGGCCCGACCGCGACTCGATCATCGACCTCATCGCGGTCGAGGAACTGCGCGAACTCCTGCCGTCGCTCGAGTCGGGGATGATCCCGAAGATGACCGCGTGCCTCGACGCCGTGGTCGGCGGGGTCGGCGGCGCGACGATCATCGACGGCCGGATCCCGCACTCGATCCTGCTCGAGGTCTTCACGCTCCGCGGCGCTGGCACCGAGGTGATCCCGGACCCGAGCAGGCGGACCGAGAACCAGAACACGCACGCCGAGATCGGCCGACGCGGTCCGGCAGTGACCCACGACACCACGCAGACGAAGGGAACCGCACGGTGAGCACCGAGACGCAGACCGAGACCTGGAACGACCGGTTCGGGGCGTCGCTCATGCGATCCCTGACGCCGCCGAAGATC belongs to Herbiconiux flava and includes:
- a CDS encoding N-acetyl-gamma-glutamyl-phosphate reductase → MSVSVAVAGASGYAGGELLRILSAHPEFDVRTVTAFSNAGQPLVATQPHLRSLSHLTLVETTADTLRGHDVVFLALPHGQSGAITAELDDDTLVVDCGADHRLTDPAAWDAFYGGEYHGAWTYGLPELLHAAPTPGSADEWRDVDDIVAQSRQRTELASTKRIAVPGCNVTAITLGIQPGIQAGLVQGDDIVAVLSVGPSGAGKKLESTYLAAEIMGSASAYAVGGKHRHVPEIQQNLRVAGASDVTISFTPVLVPMSRGILATTTAKLAPGVSARDVRLAWEQAYADEPFVHLLPEGQFPRVADTIGANTALIGVTVDEAAGRVVAVTALDNLAKGTGGAAVQSANIALGLPETLGLSVDGVAP
- the argJ gene encoding bifunctional glutamate N-acetyltransferase/amino-acid acetyltransferase ArgJ is translated as MTAAAGFRAAGATAGLKASGTPDVALVVNDGPQAAVAAVFTSNRAQAHPVIWSRQVVGDGIARAVFLNSGGANCFTGAFGFQTTHMTAEAVGESLGIGAGDVVVCSTGLIGRGDQTFRDHVLHGVALTTDALSETGGPDAAAAIMTTDTRAKQASVSEDGWTVGGMAKGAGMLAPGLATMLVVITTDALLTSDELDQALRAATRVTFDRVDSDGCMSTNDTVVLMSSGASGVTPEVGDFQEALTVVCADLARQLQQDAEGASHDIAIHVVNAANEDDAVTVGRSVARNNLFKAAVFGNDPNWGRVLAAIGTTDAEFDPYAVDVSMNGVRVCHAGAPDRPIDEVDLTPRDTDVLIDLGVGPYSATILTNDLTHDYVHENSAYSS
- the argB gene encoding acetylglutamate kinase, encoding MADDAHTKQHEHELAAVKAATLIESLPWLKRFSGKIVVVKFGGNAMVNDDLKRAFAEDMVYLRYAGLHPVVVHGGGPQISAALKEQGIESEFRGGYRVTTTEAITVVRDVLAGEVNREIVDLMNEHGDGIGVGVFGDGGSLFTGEQKGVVVDGEHFDLGHVGDITHVDPSGVLAAIRANQIPVVSSIAIDDADPDQALNVNADAAAAALAIALGASKLLMLTDVPGLYRNWPDRDSIIDLIAVEELRELLPSLESGMIPKMTACLDAVVGGVGGATIIDGRIPHSILLEVFTLRGAGTEVIPDPSRRTENQNTHAEIGRRGPAVTHDTTQTKGTAR